In Acipenser ruthenus chromosome 6, fAciRut3.2 maternal haplotype, whole genome shotgun sequence, the following proteins share a genomic window:
- the LOC117411547 gene encoding sterile alpha motif domain-containing protein 12-like, whose protein sequence is MQHTSEHMSQDTVTSVDCKKRVFLWTVQEVHAWVRLQFPCCETSFLLAIVNHAISGRALLRLTDSKLERMGIVQEQQRHDILQEVLPLRVREELDNLNEIVSECFFTL, encoded by the exons GACACAGTAACCAGTGTGGACTGCAAAAAGAGAGTCTTCCTCTGGACAGTGCAAGAGGTGCACGCTTGGGTGAGGCTGCAATTCCCTTGCTGTGAGACTTCCTTTCTGCTTGCAATTGTGAATCATGCTATATCAG GCCGTGCACTTCTGAGACTGACAGACAGCAAGCTAGAAAGAATGGGGATTGTGCAGGAGCAGCAGCGGCATGACATTCTACAAGAGGTGCTTCCATTGCGAGTCAGGGAAGAGCTGGATAATCTGAATGAAATAGTCTCCG AATGTTTCTTTACACTGTGA